The window TTATCGCGTCCTTTTTCCTAAACTGAAAGCTGATCATCGAAATGTTTTTAACACTACAGTGGCATCCTGTGAGACCTATAATAGCGTCAGTGTCAAGTGGAGTAGTCTCAATTTGGGCGCAAAATCAAGTTGAAAACTGGTCGGCCTTTGCCCCCGATTTTAAAGGTAAACATAGTTGATAATTTTTCGTAGGATGTATGAATGGATGCgtaatcatttcttttttgaaagaacttgatgaaaatgttgaatacgAAGAGCGGGAATCTGAATTCGATCTTGCGGATGAAGATAAATCTGTAACGCAGAACGAACGGGAAGTTGAAGACGATTTGGAGGTAATAACTTCCACCTTAAACAATAAATCCTTATCCTCATTCGATTTTCAAGGACATTAAAGTTATACATTTACGTTCACTTTTGAAAGGTGGACGTAACGACTGTTCAACCGATATCCGCCTATTATTCCtctgacgaagaaaaagatgacgaAGATATTTTGCTGTATTTGCCTATTGCTCCCGAGGTAGAAGAGCCAGAGGACGGCTGGAATCCATCTGCCGAATTGGAAGATGGAGCCACATCAGGAACCAAAAGAAGTAGTCATCAggaccaaaaagaaaacagttctCCTAAAAAAAAGCGTACGAAAAGCTATGAAATATCTCTAGCCAATGCCCCCACAGATGGTAAGCTTTCAACAATTTTCGTAAGTGCTCCAGTTTAACATTTCATGTTTTAACCTAACAGAGGTTCACCCATTGATGAGTAGCAAAAAAGATAAGCCAGCTGTGGCAGGTGGAAAGAAGGTGGTCGGACCTGGACGACCTCGTAACAGTGACACTGGCAAAAGATTTGAGCGCAGCCGATCAGGAAAATAATACGGTTGATGTAAGTTTTCAGAATTTTCGTTATGCATCTGTCCTCACACCATTCGCATTATTTTCGTATTCAACTACTTTTCTCAAAGTCGTGCAACTTTTGAACATTTGGGAATTATTACATTATGTGAAATTAAACGAAGTATGCGATTTCTTTACCGTTTTAAATGTTCCCGCTTTTATTAAGTTTTCAGCTATCCAACGTTGTAAATCATAGTGGCATTTGCAGCGGCTGCCGCAGACGGAAGCATAGGTTTAACGGGCGTAGCTTGCACGACGTTCGGAGAACCCCTTCTTGCTTGAGTGGTAGTTGAGGCGAGCAAAATATGAAGCATTCCTTCAATTTCCATCAAATGCTTTACGTACTCGACTTCTCGGTTAACATGTTCCTGTAGTTGAAGAAACAGCTTTTCTGACTGAGGTGTCAAACTACTGCTTTCGTATATTTCTATAATAAGAGtaaattttaaagaatattCGTAGACCaggaaacaagtaaaaatataATCACCTAATAGCGTATTTGCCACTTGAATTAAAATGCCTGCGTTACTCGGATCATTAATGTTTCGGGCCAAAAAAGTCAATATAGATGACAAAGAACTATCATCACGACCAGCTAAGGCAGATTTCAAGCCATTTCGTCTATGGATTGGGGAATTTCTCATAGTTAAAACGACACTACTAAAAATTTACGtcataaaatatttgattACCGTATTAGCTCATGCATTACGCCCACAGTAATGGCcggtttcttctttcttatgTATGGGGTTAAAACTGTATCTAGTGCTTTACTGTACTGGAACTTTCTAAGAAACATATCGTATCGAGACACAAAATTGGTGTCAGTTTTCGTGGCAACCTCAACATCTGTGGCTGGATTGAAAGTTCGATTGACCGATCGAAAATCGGCATTTAAACGAAAGCGATATGCGGTTTGTGACTATAAATTGAACAATGGGCATGATTAAACGAAGATATACAAGTAATGCTAATGTAGTTCACTTCACCTTCTTCTGTACTTTAAGCGATTGTTTTGGATTCAAAGCTCTGGCTTCAGCCTGAGTTTGCCTATGTTGCATCGAGATTAAGCCATTCGCCATGCCAGCTACCACAGTGAAATCGTCCGGCTACAAATATTAACAGGAAAAATATTCTCAGTACCTGAAGCAATCAGGCATATTAGTTTACCTATGCTTACCGTGATTCCTAAACTAAGGACTGGGGAGGGGAAATCAAGGGTATGAACCACCTGATAACTTTGGACGTCATAGATCTTAGCATGACGATCCAGACCACCAGTTACAAGACGCTTCCCATCGGATGCCAAATGTAGGCACGTAATAGTTTTATGATGCTGTGACACTCTCGCAAGTAATCGACCTCCGGCTAACATATCCCAAACTCTGAGTTCAGTTCCACCTTTGATAAAAcaatagttttaattttataatGCTTGATTGATTTTTAGTGTCAATATCTTACCAACAGAAACGAAAATAGAATTGCTGGGATACATGAGAACACTCTCCACTGGAGAACCATGATCTACTGAAATAGTGCTACCACTAGGACTTCTAGCATCATACAACTTGACTGTATGATCAAAGGAACCAGACAGAAAAAGGTCTGAGCTTATGCTTGAAACACACCCAGCTCTCACATAATCCtatagataaaaaaatgttggtatttgaaattttagaataaaattttttgtagTACTGAATGCTCTGAAAATTTTATGATTTCAGTTTCACTAGGAATGTCCCATAAGGCAACTGATTTGTCATCTGAGAAACTGACAACATGAGTGTTATCCACTGTAAatttgcagcgatgaacaggtctgaaaaattcaaaaactgcAAATGAAACAAGGCACAAGAAGCGAAAATGTACAGTAATTACCCTTTGTGTCCTTTAAATATCCTCAACAATGATTTTGATCCAATATCAAAAAGTTTAATGTGCCCTTCATCACATCCAGCAACAACCAGCTTGCCATCCGATCTGAAGGAAGCTCCATAAGCTGCTTCCTTGAATCGTGTAAAATGCCTATGAACTTGATGTGTGATTGGATTGTAGATTTGAACTTTTGCGGCACTAGAAACGGCAAAAAAGTAGGGTTCTACGGGCATAACATCGATGTAATCGATCGGACCAAATTCTTTGACAGTAACTGGAAACTAAACGGTAATAATAAAACTTTCTAGTAAACCATGTTTTAACAAGTCAATAATAA of the Daphnia carinata strain CSIRO-1 chromosome 10, CSIRO_AGI_Dcar_HiC_V3, whole genome shotgun sequence genome contains:
- the LOC130695922 gene encoding U3 small nucleolar RNA-associated protein 15 homolog isoform X1, which encodes MASFKKTQIRSLPKIGQKVTADTLYWRKLNFPVTVKEFGPIDYIDVMPVEPYFFAVSSAAKVQIYNPITHQVHRHFTRFKEAAYGASFRSDGKLVVAGCDEGHIKLFDIGSKSLLRIFKGHKGPVHRCKFTVDNTHVVSFSDDKSVALWDIPSETEIIKFSEHSDYVRAGCVSSISSDLFLSGSFDHTVKLYDARSPSGSTISVDHGSPVESVLMYPSNSIFVSVGGTELRVWDMLAGGRLLARVSQHHKTITCLHLASDGKRLVTGGLDRHAKIYDVQSYQVVHTLDFPSPVLSLGITPDDFTVVAGMANGLISMQHRQTQAEARALNPKQSLKVQKKSQTAYRFRLNADFRSVNRTFNPATDVEVATKTDTNFVSRYDMFLRKFQYSKALDTVLTPYIRKKKPAITVGVMHELIRRNGLKSALAGRDDSSLSSILTFLARNINDPSNAGILIQVANTLLGDYIFTCFLVYEYSLKFTLIIEIYESSSLTPQSEKLFLQLQEHVNREVEYVKHLMEIEGMLHILLASTTTQARRGSPNVVQATPVKPMLPSAAAAANATMIYNVG
- the LOC130695922 gene encoding U3 small nucleolar RNA-associated protein 15 homolog isoform X2 produces the protein MASFKKTQIRSLPKIGQKVTADTLYWRKLNFPVTVKEFGPIDYIDVMPVEPYFFAVSSAAKVQIYNPITHQVHRHFTRFKEAAYGASFRSDGKLVVAGCDEGHIKLFDIGSKSLLRIFKGHKGPVHRCKFTVDNTHVVSFSDDKSVALWDIPSETEIIKFSEHSDYVRAGCVSSISSDLFLSGSFDHTVKLYDARSPSGSTISVDHGSPVESVLMYPSNSIFVSVGGTELRVWDMLAGGRLLARVSQHHKTITCLHLASDGKRLVTGGLDRHAKIYDVQSYQVVHTLDFPSPVLSLGITPDDFTVVAGMANGLISMQHRQTQAEARALNPKQSLKVQKKSQTAYRFRLNADFRSVNRTFNPATDVEVATKTDTNFVSRYDMFLRKFQYSKALDTVLTPYIRKKKPAITVGVMHELIRRNGLKSALAGRDDSSLSSILTFLARNINDPSNAGILIQVANTLLEIYESSSLTPQSEKLFLQLQEHVNREVEYVKHLMEIEGMLHILLASTTTQARRGSPNVVQATPVKPMLPSAAAAANATMIYNVG